The window tctttctctgttttttttccttttgggtTTATGTGGTGATGAGGTTGTGGATGCATGACTATTTGCCCAATATGATTCAAATCCTAATAGTATGACAGCAAAGTTAACATGCATGGCAGTGTCCATACTTCGTTGTGCAGAGAACAAGATTTCTGTTATCTGAAATATTTTTGCCTTGCTCCATACCCCTGCCCTCACGCTTTACTTTCGCGCTTGTCTCACCTCAAAGGTGACTTCATGGCAACTTAGTCTGCCTTGATCTATAGTGCTGGCAAAGCTCTTTCGAGATACTCCCTCTATTCCAAATTATTAATCCTTTTTAGTTTTTTAGGtgcatatttttttatatgcatATAGATATATGTTATATCTATGTAAATAGTAAAATCTATATATCCAGAAAAGTAAAAACGATTAATAattttggatggagggagtacatgctTTCTCGTGTGTGAGAAAAATTCCTTCGGGCTAATTTAGCATGATTTTCATGTGGCGCTTTGCCCTTTGTTGAACCTGTAATTTTTGGCTTAATTAGCAGACACTTAGCAATGATGTGAGATAGGTAAACTTTAGGGAAAAAAGTTGCGAGATGATACCATGAATGTGCAGGTTTTTAAACATGATTCCTTTACTTCTCTGAAGGACCCTGGTTTTTACAAGACAAGTTGGAGCAAGCATGGACGCTGTCGCCAGAGATAGGCTAGCCATCACCAGCGCATTGTTTCCTTTTACGAAGACTCCATTTGGGGTCTGATGCGGGCATCAAGGAGACAGCGAGGATCTGTGTGCTCACGGATGATAGGATGATCCCCCACTAATGATAAGAATTTctatatgaaaaaaaaagatagaaagTTGTGCGACATATGGTCCATGCCTAAGGCCTCCTCCAGTGGAGGGCGAAGTCGCTAGCGAAACTAGTTTTTTAATCGTTGAATAGCCCAGAATTCCTCTCGCTAGCGCTAAGTACTCGCTAGCGAGAACGATCTCTCCCTCACATGCACGTGACTcgaggtgctgctgctgctgtgccgtCCTGCGACGTCGCTAGTTCTAGCTACAATTACTGGAGGAGGCCTAAGTTTGTGGGAGGAGAGAAGCAAACGTACCAGCACTAGCACCTCATTAAAGTGATCACTGTAGCACGACgactcagagagagagagagagagagagagagagagagagtcatgCTGTGGTAGCTGTGTAAATCAGGGTTGGCAAGTGTGGTTTGCTCCccggtggtggactggtggccTGCCCTCACAAGTCGCAACCGGCCGATGGCAGAGCGATCAAAAGTGGAAGCTAGCAAGCAAGAAAAGGAAACGCTACCTCCTTCTCCATCCATCCACTTTCTAGATTCTAGTCGCTCTCTTCTTCAGCTACCATAGCTTGCTTGAAAATAAAGTGCATGCGTGCAGCTAGCTCCTCCCAGCATGCAGTGAACCCATCTTGATCATCACTGATAAGAAGCGAGTGAAGGAATCCAAGCAAGCTGTTAGCTCATACAAGGGGTGCCAGGGTTGGAGCCCAGCAGCCCAGGCATCTGCCATAAGCCTCCGGTGCTTGTTCAAGACAGAAGGCGTGTCCGTCGAGCTGCTGactggccggccgccgcggctggAATGGAGGAGCAGCTGAGCCCGCTGGCCGTGACGCACCTGCTGCAGCACACGCTGCGCAGCCTCTGCGCCCACGACGACGCGCAGTGGGTGTACGCCGTCTTCTGGCGGATCCTCCCCAGGAACTACCCGCCCCCCAAGTGAGTCCTCCTCGAACTCCGCCTCGCCGTGGTCGTCGTCGATCTTCCTCGAGCGAGCATGCGATCGATCCGCGCTTGGTTCTTGTCGTCGTCCTCGACGAACGCGGCATCTAATTCGTTTACCCACCGCGCTGTTCAGATGGGATCTCCATGGCGGCATCTACGACCGGACCAGAGGGAACAGGAGGAACTGGTACGGCCTGATGATGAGACCAACCAAGCTATTTCTTATTATTATTCCTCTCCAATTTTCTTATATATCTATGGATCGATCGGTTTGCGTTTGCTTGCACACGTGATCCCTACTACCTGGGAGTGCAACGTCCAGGATCCTGGCATGGGAGGATGGGTTCTGCAACTTCGCGGCGTCTGGCTGTGACCACGAGGGCACAGCTGCTCCTGCCACCGCCTACACGGAGCGCGCCGCCGGGCAGGAGGCCAACCAGCAGCAGGGCCTGCAGCCGGAGCTCTTCTTCAAGATGTCCCACGACATCTACAACTACGGCGAAGGGTATGTATTGTAGGCCACGCGCGCAAGGCTTGCTAGCTAGCTGCGGCGGCAACAACTAGCTACTCCATCAGCCGCAGCTAGCTCTGACTAAACACGGCTTTGATTTGATCACGTGCTAATCAGCTAGCGAGCTTATTAGCCGGGCCCGTTGTGTGGTGATGCGTTGCAGGTTGATAGGGAAAGTGGCAGCCGACCACAGCCACAAGTGGGTGTTCCAGGAGGCTCAGCCGCCGCAGGAGCACGAGATCAACCTCATCTCCTCATGGAGCAACCCTGCCGATTTTGTAAGCGTCTAGCTCTCCGATCCTCAGCCAGCACATAACTAGCTAGTGAACACTTCTGTTTTTTGTCTGCCTGTGTGCGGTTGGTTTGCAGCATCCGAGGACCTGGGAGGCCCAGTTCCAGTCTGGTATCAAGGTATAGTAGAGCCCCGTAGCTAAATAAAACTCCCATTTGATTGAGAAAAaagaacagagagagagagagagagagagagctcatCGGCATGCCAAAGCTGACCACGCACGTCTTTCGTCGCCATCTCTCTTGCAGACCATTGCTCTGATCGCCGTCAGAGAAGGCGTCGTGCAGCTCGGCTCCTTGAAGAAGGTACCCTGATCGACACTGTGTGGCTTGGTACATCCAGCAGCAGCTTAGCTTGTTTGCATTGCATGTATAGATGTCCATTCGGACCGCCCTGTAATaccccggatactccgggaacgtgcccggatactccggaccgcCCACGTCCTTATCCTATCCCGAGCTGCCTGCTCCCGTCCTCATCTCTCTCGTTCAGCTCTCGCTTCTCCCTTCAGCCCGAGCTCGAGCTGAGCCCCCGCTCTCACCGCCCCGGCCATCTTCGACCGTCGTTCGTCCATTTCCTTCCGCGAGAGCCTCCCCAACCATGTTCTGCACCTCCACGAGCCTTGCTCGAGCCTTCTCCGGCGGGAATCGACGGCCCTACCGCCGACCGCCATGGGAGcaccgcccgagctccgccacttcgcgtcgatccgcttctccggtcctcctccaccCAAATCGACCATGCGAATGGATTCCTAGtgagctcctccaccttccccacccCTTTCACGGCCCTTTCTCCGCCGCTCCgtgcgccgcgcacgccgccattCACCATGGGTGCGCGAGGTTGGCTATTGTTTAGGTATACCCGGAAACTCTGGATATACATCCGGATTCTCCGGACTAGGGatcccggaaactccggacaattatccggaaactccggacatTGTGTCCGGAGAATCTGGGGTaaaacccggagtctccggtggTTGGTTTCTAATTTTTGTTATTTCAGCGAAAACTACAGGTTGCCTaataaatcaaggaaaaatggtaaaaatacaAAGTTAGTTTTGTTAGATTGGTTACATCTGTATCTACAAGGGAAAAATGTTTGTTCTTGCGAAGTGTCCTTTTTGCCCATAGTAGAGTTTAAGTGGTGTTTAGACTCATTTAATTAGTTTCGGCAAATCTgttagtccaaaaattatgaaaccgaggCAGTGGTTTAGTTTaggcatgtgtagtccactatACAAGTTTCCGGCCTAGAA is drawn from Panicum virgatum strain AP13 chromosome 1N, P.virgatum_v5, whole genome shotgun sequence and contains these coding sequences:
- the LOC120657214 gene encoding protein RICE SALT SENSITIVE 3-like isoform X2 — protein: MEEQLSPLAVTHLLQHTLRSLCAHDDAQWVYAVFWRILPRNYPPPKWDLHGGIYDRTRGNRRNWILAWEDGFCNFAASGCDHEGTAAPATAYTERAAGQEANQQQGLQPELFFKMSHDIYNYGEGLIGKVAADHSHKWVFQEAQPPQEHEINLISSWSNPADFHPRTWEAQFQSGIKTIALIAVREGVVQLGSLKKVAEDLSYVVMLRRKFGYLESIPGVLLPHPSSAAFPAAGCVGGGPADAACGWPPAGLVVPQMDLCYDPYGGGQATTAAQMYIVPSMSSLEALLSKLPSVDPASAAGDMAKHEADAADRGECHGAGAVDVAAGSGGVAAATASYYVNVASKPGEGF
- the LOC120657214 gene encoding uncharacterized protein LOC120657214 isoform X1, with the translated sequence MEEQLSPLAVTHLLQHTLRSLCAHDDAQWVYAVFWRILPRNYPPPKWDLHGGIYDRTRGNRRNWILAWEDGFCNFAASGCDHEGTAAPATAYTERAAGQEANQQQGLQPELFFKMSHDIYNYGEGLIGKVAADHSHKWVFQEAQPPQEHEINLISSWSNPADFHPRTWEAQFQSGIKTIALIAVREGVVQLGSLKKPELELSPRSHRPGHLRPSFVHFLPREPPQPCSAPPRALLEPSPAGIDGPTADRHGSTARAPPLRVDPLLRSSSTQIDHANGFLVSSSTFPTPFTALSPPLRAPRTPPFTMGARGWLLFRYTRKLWIYIRILRTRDPGNSGQLSGNSGHCVRRIWGKTRSLRWLVSNFCYFSENYRLPNKSRKNGKNTKLVLLDWLHLYLQGKNVCSCEVSFLPIVEFKWCLDSFN
- the LOC120657214 gene encoding uncharacterized protein LOC120657214 isoform X3, yielding MEEQLSPLAVTHLLQHTLRSLCAHDDAQWVYAVFWRILPRNYPPPKWDLHGGIYDRTRGNRRNWILAWEDGFCNFAASGCDHEGTAAPATAYTERAAGQEANQQQGLQPELFFKMSHDIYNYGEGLIGKVAADHSHKWVFQEAQPPQEHEINLISSWSNPADFVAEDLSYVVMLRRKFGYLESIPGVLLPHPSSAAFPAAGCVGGGPADAACGWPPAGLVVPQMDLCYDPYGGGQATTAAQMYIVPSMSSLEALLSKLPSVDPASAAGDMAKHEADAADRGECHGAGAVDVAAGSGGVAAATASYYVNVASKPGEGF